The following proteins are encoded in a genomic region of Dyadobacter sp. UC 10:
- a CDS encoding NAD-dependent epimerase/dehydratase family protein yields the protein MLDHLPVYREKIESLKGPIFVFGASGFIGANLFNDIFKIRKDCFALTHDATKAWRLKLLDVPFENIIHCDILSNNSVQEIFEKYKPQTIFNLAAYGAYSKQSNVNLTYETNVIGTVNILQNCTPEMVYIHAGSSSEYGFNCTAPKETDRVEPNSHYAVSKVSAAYLLEYYAKVADLKTLNLRLYSIYGYWEEPDRLIPKLIENARKKQLPSLVSPDISRDFVFIEDCVEAFLDAALKVSKETSGRSYNIATGKKTTMGDLVETTRSTFSITQQPQWGSMSNRKWDLAGWFGDPHSFEADFGWKARTSLETGLSKYSQWQEEIRYEYKVIPAFENPKLNPVITAIIACYKDAQAIPFMYERLVKTFNDLKVRYEIIFVNDSSPDNQEEVINKICDKDPNVVGISHSRNFGSQSAFLSGMEISTGDCVVLMDGDLQDPPEIIPAFYEKWMEGNDVVYGVRVQREMKPHIHFFYKTFYKLFQGLSYIPIPRDAGDFSMIDRKVVKELVDLPETEQFLRGLRAWVGFKQTGVPYVRPERMFGVSTNNWTKNIWWAKKAIFSFSFAPLELMSYAGFALTGLSILGIIWQILAKFFFFRDTPHGVTTIIVLIVFFGGLTILGISFLGEYITKIFEETKKRPKYIRTRIRRGAKSYKTADEIRALVKQLRK from the coding sequence ATGCTTGATCATTTACCGGTTTACCGCGAGAAAATTGAGAGTTTAAAAGGTCCAATTTTCGTTTTCGGGGCCAGCGGCTTCATCGGCGCCAATCTATTTAATGACATTTTCAAGATCCGCAAGGATTGTTTTGCATTAACACACGATGCAACCAAAGCATGGAGATTGAAATTGCTCGATGTGCCTTTTGAAAATATCATCCACTGCGATATCCTTTCAAATAACTCCGTTCAGGAGATTTTTGAAAAATATAAACCGCAAACCATATTCAACCTGGCCGCTTACGGTGCTTACAGCAAGCAAAGTAATGTTAACCTGACCTACGAGACCAATGTAATAGGAACGGTCAACATCCTGCAAAACTGTACGCCGGAAATGGTTTATATCCACGCAGGAAGCAGCTCCGAATATGGTTTCAATTGCACAGCTCCAAAGGAAACCGACCGTGTAGAGCCGAACAGTCATTATGCCGTTTCCAAGGTTTCAGCTGCGTATCTGCTTGAATATTATGCCAAAGTAGCTGATCTCAAAACACTGAACCTGAGGTTATATTCAATATATGGCTACTGGGAAGAGCCTGACAGGCTGATTCCGAAATTGATCGAAAACGCGCGGAAAAAGCAGCTGCCGTCGCTGGTTTCACCGGATATCAGCCGCGATTTCGTTTTTATTGAAGACTGTGTTGAAGCATTTCTGGACGCTGCATTGAAGGTCAGCAAAGAAACTTCCGGAAGATCTTACAATATCGCCACTGGTAAAAAAACGACCATGGGCGACCTGGTCGAGACAACCCGCTCCACATTCTCGATTACACAGCAGCCTCAATGGGGCAGTATGTCGAACAGGAAATGGGACCTGGCTGGCTGGTTTGGCGACCCGCATTCTTTTGAAGCAGATTTTGGGTGGAAGGCCCGTACTTCGCTCGAAACCGGCCTTTCGAAATACAGTCAGTGGCAGGAGGAAATCCGGTACGAATACAAGGTGATCCCGGCTTTTGAAAATCCGAAGTTAAATCCGGTTATTACTGCGATCATTGCTTGCTACAAGGACGCTCAGGCGATTCCATTCATGTACGAGCGGCTTGTTAAAACTTTTAATGACCTGAAAGTTCGGTACGAAATCATCTTTGTAAATGACAGCTCGCCGGACAATCAGGAGGAAGTAATTAATAAAATCTGCGATAAAGACCCGAATGTGGTAGGGATCAGTCACTCGCGGAACTTTGGTTCTCAATCTGCCTTTCTAAGCGGAATGGAGATATCAACGGGCGATTGTGTCGTTTTAATGGACGGAGATTTACAGGATCCGCCGGAGATCATTCCTGCATTCTATGAAAAATGGATGGAAGGAAATGATGTGGTTTACGGTGTGCGGGTACAGCGGGAAATGAAGCCGCATATCCACTTTTTCTATAAGACATTTTACAAGCTTTTCCAGGGACTCAGCTACATTCCTATCCCACGCGATGCGGGTGATTTTTCGATGATCGATCGGAAAGTTGTAAAAGAATTAGTGGACCTGCCTGAAACCGAGCAGTTTTTAAGAGGTCTTCGCGCCTGGGTTGGTTTTAAGCAAACTGGCGTTCCTTATGTAAGGCCTGAACGAATGTTCGGAGTTTCGACAAATAACTGGACCAAGAATATCTGGTGGGCGAAAAAGGCGATATTCTCATTCAGTTTTGCGCCGCTGGAACTGATGAGTTATGCCGGATTTGCACTGACAGGGCTTTCAATTCTGGGGATAATCTGGCAGATACTCGCCAAATTTTTCTTCTTCCGGGATACGCCGCACGGGGTTACCACGATTATAGTCCTGATCGTATTCTTTGGCGGATTAACAATCCTCGGAATTTCGTTTTTGGGAGAATACATCACCAAAATATTTGAAGAAACTAAAAAGCGACCCAAATACATTCGCACCAGAATCCGCCGTGGCGCCAAATCATACAAAACCGCCGACGAGATTCGCGCTTTAGTGAAGCAATTGAGGAAGTAA
- a CDS encoding transketolase family protein: MRKEFSNAMEQLAVEDDSIVFITGDLGYNALENLQAKLGKRFINAGVAEQNMVGVAAGFAHKGYKVFCYSIAPFIVYRCLEQFRNDVCFNNLPVFLVGNGGGYGYGIMGSSHHTIEDLACLSGQQNANVWVPAFADEVDHVVKQIARDARPAYLRLGAGKTTPENSTTTGSFKIIHQPEHADITVFALGPIANNVLSALSLSEELASKVNVVTALHFPLKINEDLSELIKKAPAILVAEEHISTGGLAQQLSVQLLEKGIFPRAFKSLKAEGYPNARYGSQSYHQKISGLDPDSILSHLSQLMIPA; the protein is encoded by the coding sequence ATGAGAAAAGAATTTTCAAATGCCATGGAACAGTTAGCAGTGGAAGACGATTCTATCGTCTTTATCACGGGCGACCTTGGCTATAATGCACTGGAAAATTTACAGGCGAAACTTGGCAAGCGTTTTATCAATGCAGGCGTCGCTGAGCAGAATATGGTTGGAGTGGCCGCAGGTTTTGCGCACAAAGGTTATAAGGTATTTTGTTACAGCATCGCGCCGTTTATCGTTTACAGATGCCTGGAACAATTCCGCAACGACGTATGTTTCAACAACTTGCCTGTTTTTTTAGTGGGAAACGGAGGTGGTTATGGTTATGGTATTATGGGCAGCAGCCACCATACTATTGAAGACCTGGCTTGCCTGAGCGGACAGCAGAATGCCAATGTCTGGGTGCCTGCATTTGCTGACGAGGTAGATCATGTTGTGAAACAAATTGCACGCGATGCGCGTCCGGCTTACCTGCGCCTCGGAGCCGGAAAAACCACCCCTGAAAACAGCACTACTACCGGTTCATTTAAGATTATTCATCAACCTGAGCATGCCGACATTACCGTCTTTGCGTTAGGGCCGATCGCGAATAACGTACTTTCTGCACTTTCACTATCCGAAGAACTTGCGTCCAAAGTAAACGTAGTTACTGCATTGCATTTCCCTTTGAAAATCAATGAAGACCTGAGCGAGCTGATCAAAAAAGCACCCGCTATCCTGGTGGCCGAGGAGCATATCAGCACCGGTGGACTTGCGCAGCAATTGTCTGTTCAGCTGCTGGAAAAGGGTATTTTCCCTCGCGCGTTCAAAAGTTTGAAGGCAGAGGGTTATCCGAATGCCCGCTACGGAAGCCAGAGCTATCACCAGAAGATTTCAGGACTTGATCCGGATTCTATTTTATCCCATTTGAGTCAATTAATGATACCGGCATGA